A genome region from Nocardioides cynanchi includes the following:
- a CDS encoding ATP-dependent DNA helicase, with product MPSPSGPSDGSPLVVREVLGTAVEALGGQERPGQIEMAEAVGAAFADHRHLVVQAGTGTGKSLAYLVPALLHDERVVVATATLALQHQLVERDLPRLVEAVGATYPSIDTSYAVLKGRSNYACLHRIREGVPDDQGALIELPTGSMATKVLELRAWAEEEATAQGSGERDHAPRHTDREWRQVSVSHRDCLGASRCPFGEECFVERARETAHRSHLIITNHSLLAIDAIEGVPMIPDYDVVVVDEAHEVVSRVTQAATDEMFAAEVDRAARRSRRWVADADRDSSAADDLADAGDALAAAIGDCSPGRFDVVPEQLADALALVRDAARACLSAYPKEGDAGPGAGGSDADAGRTQARGSVQDVFVTAERMAAGSESDVLWLTEGTDRLPPRLCVAPLEVWGPMREKLLSEKTVVLTSATLMLGGDFNALATSVGLKPTERVDAGVAVVSTGSTGGGGSTGGSGSTGGGGSTGGSGSTGGGGSSTGGRVAGVASTASTSVGGGGAALPWVGLDVGSPFDYARQGVLYIARHLPPPGRDGLGPAQLDEIVSLVDAADGRTLGLFSSRRAAETAAEAVRERLPHLTTLAQGDAQLPELARQFVSDPFTSLFGTLSLWQGLDVPGETCQLVIIDRIPFPRPDDPLMSARQRAADREGRNGFMQVAATHAALLLAQGTGRLIRTTADRGVVAVLDPRLATARYGSFLRASLPPMWPTYDGDLVRSALARLAAADSGAAAGE from the coding sequence GTGCCATCCCCCTCAGGCCCCTCGGACGGGTCGCCGCTCGTGGTCCGGGAGGTGCTCGGGACGGCGGTCGAGGCCCTCGGCGGCCAGGAGCGGCCCGGCCAGATCGAGATGGCCGAGGCGGTGGGGGCGGCTTTCGCCGACCACCGCCACCTCGTCGTCCAGGCCGGCACGGGCACCGGCAAGTCGCTGGCCTACCTCGTCCCGGCGCTGCTGCACGACGAGCGGGTGGTGGTCGCCACGGCGACGCTGGCGCTCCAGCACCAGCTCGTCGAGCGTGACCTGCCGCGGTTGGTGGAGGCGGTGGGCGCCACCTACCCGAGCATCGACACGTCGTACGCCGTGCTGAAGGGCCGCTCCAACTACGCGTGCCTGCACCGCATCCGTGAAGGCGTGCCCGACGACCAGGGCGCCCTGATCGAGTTGCCGACCGGCTCGATGGCGACCAAGGTGCTCGAGCTGCGGGCCTGGGCCGAGGAGGAGGCCACCGCGCAGGGCAGCGGTGAGCGCGACCACGCCCCGCGCCACACCGACCGGGAGTGGCGGCAGGTGTCGGTCAGCCACCGCGACTGCCTGGGGGCGTCGCGCTGCCCGTTCGGCGAGGAGTGCTTCGTCGAGCGGGCCCGCGAGACCGCCCACCGGTCCCACCTGATCATCACCAACCACTCGCTGCTCGCCATCGACGCGATCGAGGGCGTGCCGATGATCCCCGACTACGACGTGGTGGTCGTCGACGAGGCACACGAGGTGGTCAGCCGGGTGACCCAGGCCGCGACCGACGAGATGTTCGCCGCCGAGGTGGACCGGGCGGCCCGCCGCTCGCGGCGCTGGGTCGCCGACGCGGACCGCGACTCGTCGGCCGCCGACGACCTCGCCGACGCCGGCGACGCGTTGGCGGCCGCGATCGGTGACTGCTCGCCGGGTCGCTTCGACGTCGTACCCGAGCAGCTGGCCGACGCCCTCGCCTTGGTCCGCGACGCGGCCCGGGCGTGCCTGTCGGCCTATCCCAAGGAGGGTGACGCCGGGCCGGGAGCCGGCGGCTCCGATGCCGACGCCGGCCGCACCCAGGCCCGGGGCTCGGTGCAGGACGTCTTCGTGACCGCCGAGCGGATGGCCGCCGGCTCGGAGTCCGACGTGCTGTGGCTGACCGAGGGCACCGACCGGCTGCCGCCGCGGCTCTGCGTCGCGCCGCTGGAGGTCTGGGGGCCGATGCGCGAGAAGCTGCTGTCGGAGAAGACCGTCGTGCTCACCTCCGCGACCCTGATGCTCGGTGGCGACTTCAACGCGCTGGCCACCTCGGTGGGGCTGAAGCCGACCGAGCGGGTCGACGCGGGGGTGGCCGTGGTCTCGACCGGCTCGACCGGCGGGGGCGGCTCGACCGGCGGGAGCGGCTCGACCGGCGGGGGCGGCTCGACCGGCGGGAGCGGCTCGACCGGCGGGGGCGGCTCGTCCACCGGAGGCAGGGTGGCCGGCGTGGCCTCGACCGCCTCGACCAGCGTGGGGGGCGGCGGGGCCGCGCTGCCGTGGGTCGGGCTCGACGTCGGCTCGCCGTTCGACTACGCCCGGCAGGGCGTCCTCTACATCGCCCGGCACCTGCCGCCGCCCGGGCGCGACGGCCTCGGCCCGGCCCAGCTCGACGAGATCGTCTCGCTGGTCGACGCCGCGGACGGCCGGACCCTGGGGCTCTTCAGCTCCCGGCGCGCGGCCGAGACCGCGGCCGAGGCGGTCCGCGAACGCCTGCCCCACCTGACCACGCTGGCCCAGGGCGACGCCCAGCTCCCGGAGCTGGCCCGCCAGTTCGTCTCGGACCCGTTCACCAGCTTGTTCGGCACCCTGAGCCTCTGGCAGGGGCTCGACGTACCCGGTGAGACCTGTCAGCTGGTGATCATCGACCGGATCCCGTTCCCCCGGCCCGACGACCCCCTGATGAGCGCCCGCCAGCGCGCCGCCGACCGGGAGGGGCGCAACGGGTTCATGCAGGTCGCCGCCACCCACGCCGCGCTGCTGCTGGCGCAGGGCACCGGGCGGCTGATCCGGACCACCGCGGACCGTGGAGTCGTGGCGGTGCTCGACCCGCGGCTCGCAACGGCCCGCTACGGCAGCTTCCTGCGGGCCAGCCTGCCGCCGATGTGGCCGACCTACGACGGCGACCTGGTCCGCTCCGCGCTGGCCCGGTTGGCGGCGGCCGACTCCGGCGCGGCCGCGGGAGAGTGA
- a CDS encoding response regulator transcription factor: MSSILVIEDDPAIRSAVQRTMADRGHAVAIAASGMAGLEHVLTERPDVVLLDLGLPDVDGLTMIAMIRAASTVPIIVITARDDDVTIVKALDAGADDYVVKPFGADQVSARIRALLRRGAAPSASEPIRVGDLVIDERSRTVHLAGEPLELARKEFDLLLALAQRPGEVVTKRELLADVWRQAYGGSDRTVDVHLSWLRRKLGETAAEPRYLISVRGVGVRLVDPGRT; encoded by the coding sequence ATGAGCAGCATCCTCGTCATCGAGGACGATCCCGCGATCCGGTCGGCGGTCCAGCGCACCATGGCGGACCGGGGGCATGCGGTCGCGATCGCCGCGTCGGGCATGGCCGGCCTCGAGCACGTGCTGACCGAGCGGCCCGACGTCGTACTCCTCGACCTCGGTCTGCCCGACGTCGACGGGCTCACCATGATCGCGATGATCCGCGCGGCCAGCACCGTGCCGATCATCGTGATCACCGCTCGCGACGACGACGTGACCATCGTCAAGGCGCTCGACGCGGGAGCAGACGACTACGTGGTCAAGCCCTTCGGCGCTGACCAGGTCTCCGCCCGGATCCGCGCCCTGCTGCGCCGTGGCGCCGCCCCGTCTGCCAGCGAGCCGATCCGGGTCGGCGATCTCGTGATCGACGAGCGCTCGCGCACCGTCCACCTCGCGGGCGAGCCCCTCGAGCTGGCCCGCAAGGAGTTCGACCTCCTGCTCGCGCTGGCCCAGCGACCCGGCGAGGTCGTCACCAAGCGCGAGCTGCTCGCCGACGTCTGGCGGCAGGCCTACGGCGGGTCCGACCGCACCGTGGACGTGCACCTGTCGTGGCTGCGGCGCAAGCTCGGAGAGACCGCGGCCGAGCCGCGTTACCTGATCAGCGTGCGCGGTGTCGGGGTGCGTCTGGTGGACCCGGGCCGGACCTGA